A segment of the Canis lupus familiaris isolate Mischka breed German Shepherd chromosome 37, alternate assembly UU_Cfam_GSD_1.0, whole genome shotgun sequence genome:
TTTGCATGGGCTACCAGTAAAGAACATAGACATAAGTGATCCAAGATTATCATTTCCAAAagctgaaagatgaaagaaaaaaggatactGACTCAAGAAATAACACAGCTCCCCTCCcaactttcaaaattaaaatcaacaaattatggaaaattaaatgttttttaaaattacagtgaGTAGCAGAGTCTGTAGTCATAAAAGATAAAGGTACCAGCAGAGACAAGGGACAGGAACAGGATTTTAGGAAACCCCAAAAGCAAGAAACCCCAATGTTTCTTCCCTTCTGTACCGGGGGTTATCTCTTCTCTCCGAACAATCTACACTTTCCTTGGCTTTCTTATGGCACTGACTACTGTCCATCTCATTTTAGCATTGTTTTTATGCAGGTTTAATCTCTAGACTTTCTAAACCATTAAGTGCCGTATGCATCTGTATACCCCTTAGACACTCGTCTATTTgctaaaggaataaatgaatatgagcagcccaggtggctcagcggtttagcgccaccttcagcccgggatcgagtcccatgtcgggctccctgcatggagcctacttctccctctgcctgtgtctctgcctctctctctgtgtgtgtctctcatgaataaataaataaaatcttaaaaaaaaaaaggaataaatgaatagaagtCAAAATACCACTACAGTCTAAAATGCAACAGACCTGCACTATGAAGAGGTTACTGACTTAAAAGTATACTTTATTGGTCTTGTACTGGTGTCTACATCAATATAGTTATAGGAATAGAAGATAGAAATATATCAATGCCatacatgctttctttttctgaaatcatTCTGAGATTGGGCTGGCCTATCTACTATCTAGATGTCAGTGTTTTATGTTTACAGCAATCTTATACATACTTGCACGTACCCAGAATTTTCCAAAAACAGTATTTATAATGATATCATGAAGGATTAAAGATAGGAGCATATCTCCATTGGCTCCATTGCTGGGGTCTACGTCACCTCCCCTTGAACCTGAGCTGGCCCGTGACCGCTTTGACCAAGAGAGTACAGTGGATGTTATACTGTGTCAGGGGCAGGCATAGGCCTTAAGAGTACTAAAAATGTCCACTTTGGTCTCCTAGAGACTTAAACTGCCATATAAGAAGTCTGGCTACCCTGAGCTGCCATACTGGAAGAGctgtgtgaagaaaaaaaaagagaagggatagTAAGGCAGAGGAGACAAGCTGTTCCAAAACCCAAGCCGTTTGGGTCATCCCAGTCCAGCTGATGCTTCAGACCTTATGAAGCAGAGAGATGAACCTCCCTTCTGTGCCTTGTTTGAATTTCTGACTCAGAATTGTgaaatattataataatgcatTGTCATTCTAAGCAACTAGATTCTGGGACACTTCATTAAGCATTAATAGTTCATTAATAATTCACAATGTTTTAAACTACCATAACCAACTAttactttaatttataaatgtatatacatagatttcatgaaataaagaaattaagtacatgttgcattttaaaaatatatctaataggTTACTAGTGCAAAATTAAAGTGAGCTTTGGCACGTATgttaacattcttgaaatgaattAATCATATATTTAGCATTAAGATTTAAGACTTCAAAgtcattaagattaaaaaaataatagctgataTTGCGTCAACAGTAGGGACTAATCCACAATGGTGTAATTAGCAAGAGTGATAGATAATTTGCAGGCGAACAAATGAAGATCTTTCCTAAGTTCTATACCCACACAAAAATGTAATGTCACTAAACTGATTAACAAACAGAGATTGTTGGTACTGTCCCTTGGAACCAAATAACCTGAAAGCATTTGTCAGGGAACCCACACAAAAACCTTATACTGATTTGTGGAAGAATAATAATTCACTGAGCTGTTTCCAGGAGACACAGGTTCTTGGTCTCAGAGTTCCTGAGCTGTTCACTCACTGTGCCAGAACAGCTGACCTCCCACAGTGTGTGCTTTAGTATTTCAGCAACTGAGGCCCGGAAGCGAGTTTGGAACTTCTTACTAATTAGGACATAAAGAATGGGGTTCAAACAACTATTAAGGAATGCCAAGCCAGTGGAGAGGGGGATGCCGGCCTGAAGCACCTGGTGGAAATGGCTATTGTGGTGGATTGTGAGCTCCCAAATGTTAAACAGGTGATAAGGAGTCCAGCAAATCAAAAAGGCCATGACCACAGCTAGGATGGTCCAGAAATGCTTACTGGAGACCAGGATGCTTCGCTTCCTCACCTTGAAGATGAGACACAAGTAGCAAATGCTCATTGCTAGCAAGGGGAAGAGGTACCCAACAATAAATTTCACCCAGGTCAGAACATGGTGCCTCATCAAGGTAAGGTCAGGATCATGCTCATGGAAATTGTTATAACAAAGAGTGTGGTTATCGAACTCCAGAGTGTCCCGGAAGTATAGCGCAGGACCACCCATTAGAGAGGCCAAAAACCAAATGAATATAATAACAATCAGGGAGTTCTTCAGGGTTCGGTGTCGATGAGATACGACAGGATGGATCAAGTGGATATAGCGGTCCAGGCTGATCACTGTAAGGAAAAACACACTAGCAAACATGTTCAACTGGGCAATAAAGGAATTGGCCTTGCACAGCCAGATGCCAAAGGGCCAGTGGAAATTCATGGCCACATAGGAGATGTACAGAggtaggaagagaagaaaaatgaaatctgcaATAGCCAGATTGAGGAACCAGAGAGTGGTGACCGTCTTCTTCCACTTGAACCCCGTGAACCAAATGACAATGGCATTTCCTGGAATGCCCAGAATAAATGCTAAACAGTATAACACCAGGGAGACCCAATGAACTGCTCCCACGTGGCCTTTCTCCTCCAAATCAGACTCCGAGGAGTAATATTCCAGAGTATAGGAATAGTTCTCGAACTCTTCAAATAATCTTTCCTCTAGATCTTCCATGACTTGTCAAGTGAAGAATGAGATATCTATagaagcaaatttaaaaagaaagaaaacaacttttaaaagaagaggaaacatttGGTGAATAAAACACATGTGGATAAAAATACTTCATCTGATGTACTGGATGTAAATAGTATAATTTTTGGTAAggttttttattatattctaggCATCCACATCTTGGTGTACCTCAGTTTTGCTCTCATTACTCTCAAATCCAGGAGAGCTCATTTTTGCAAAGTATTCAGTAAGTGCTGAATTAAACCGATTGACTCTACAGGTACAATTCCACTATCTGTAATGCTAAAGACCTGACTAGAGAAAATCTAAGATTCAATAGGCATTTAGTAGGCTCTGACTctgcattattattttatggaagatacaaaagaaaacaggtgAATACTTAGGTGGTGATGATTCAAAGCCTTTCAAAGTCAGTTATACCGTGACTTCCTGAGCTCTAGATGAGAGTTCCCACTGCTTCATCAATC
Coding sequences within it:
- the GPR1 gene encoding G-protein coupled receptor 1, which encodes MEDLEERLFEEFENYSYTLEYYSSESDLEEKGHVGAVHWVSLVLYCLAFILGIPGNAIVIWFTGFKWKKTVTTLWFLNLAIADFIFLLFLPLYISYVAMNFHWPFGIWLCKANSFIAQLNMFASVFFLTVISLDRYIHLIHPVVSHRHRTLKNSLIVIIFIWFLASLMGGPALYFRDTLEFDNHTLCYNNFHEHDPDLTLMRHHVLTWVKFIVGYLFPLLAMSICYLCLIFKVRKRSILVSSKHFWTILAVVMAFLICWTPYHLFNIWELTIHHNSHFHQVLQAGIPLSTGLAFLNSCLNPILYVLISKKFQTRFRASVAEILKHTLWEVSCSGTVSEQLRNSETKNLCLLETAQ